Genomic segment of Sporichthyaceae bacterium:
CGTGACCTTGCGGGACACCACCTCGCGCAAGTTGCGCACCCGCTCCATCAGCGCGGGCAGCTTGAGCGCGTCCTCGACGTCGTCGAGCAGGGTCTCCGCGTCCAACAGCCGGGCGTGGCAGGTGGACCCGGCCACCGGATCCACCTCGGCGGCGCGCAACAGCCGACCGGCCTCCTCCAGCACACCCTCGGCGTAGAGCCGGTCCAGGGGGCGGGTGGCCTCGGGCACCGGGAGCTCGGCAACCGCGCGGCGCACCTCGTGCGCCCGGTCGGCGACCTCGGACAGGCTGGTGCGCAACTCGGCGGCGGACGGCGTCTCGGCGCGGCCCAAGTGCACGGAGATGTCGAAATCGCAGTCCAGCACCGGAACGTAGGCCTCGGCGCGCACCGTGCGGCCGGCGTCGATCTCGATGGAAATCTCGATCTCGCTGCCCGCCGGCACGTCGCGGCGCACCTCGCGCGGATGCAGGTCCAATCGTCCGATCGGGGTGTTGCGGTCGGCGCGCGGGCGCTCCCCCTCCACCAGCGGCACCCGGATCAGGCCCTGCCCGGAACCCTTGCGTAGGTCCACCGTGGTGTTCAGCACGATGCGCCGGTGCGCAGGCAATTCGGTGCCCTTTTCCAGCAACCAGCGCACCTCCTTGCCGGCCAGACCCACCCCTACCGAGTGGGTGAGCACCGCGGCGCCGCCCGACAGCGGGGCATGCCGGTAGGTCAGAAGTTCGGGTTGGGTGGGCAACGCGGTGCCCCGTGGGTCGCGCAGTTCAATCGCGTAGCTGTTGGTGGCGCGCGGCGCGGCGCGCAGCCGCGTGAGAAAAATGCCGTCCGCGGACACCTCGATGCGCCCGGAGCGCCACGGCGGACGTGCATGGGCGTTGACGAACTCAATCGTGCAGCCGGCCCAGTCGGTGCCCGGTGGGGTGCCGGTCGCCCGGCCACCGACCAACGGTTCGTCGTCCGCACCGACCACCTTGTGCTCCAGCTCCAGCGTGACCTCGTCGGCCCGACCCGCCCCGCCCGCCTTGCGCGGCACCCGTTGGGTGCCCGCGAAGATCGCCGCCCCGCGGGCCACCACGGTGATCGCATCCATGGAGTGGTCCAACGGGATGCCCAGACCCGCGACCGGATCGGCCAGTCGGTCCCGAAGCGCCGGGGACAGCGTGGCGCCACCAACCAGGATCACCCGTTCGATGTCGCCCGGCGCCAGGCCCTTCTCGGCCAGCGCGCGCCGGCACAGGTTGACCGAGCGGGTGTAGAGCGGGTCGGTGAACCGCTCCAACTCCGCCCGGTGCACCTCGCGGACGAACTCCAACGGCTTGCCGTCGGCGTCGGACAACTCGGCGCGCACCTCGGTGGTGGGGTTGGCGGACAACGCAATTTTCGCCGACTCCGCAACGTTCTTAAGTTTTGCGATGTTGCTTGCCCATTTACGGTTGCCACGATGCAGGTCGCTCAGCCCAAATTCTTCCGCAACTGCGGGTACCAATAGATTCTCGACAAGCGCCCAGTCGATGAGTTTGCCGCCGAGGAAATTGTCGCCGGCGTGGTTCACCACGCCGAACTCGCCATCCCGCACGTTGATCACCGCGGCGTCGAAGGTGCCGCCACCGAAGTCGTAGACCAGCCAGAACGCCCGGTGCGTCTCGGCGGTGCCGGCGTACGCCCAGGCAGCCGCGGTGGGTTCCTGGATCAGTGGGGCGAATTCCAGCCCGGCCAACGCGGCGGCCCTGCGGGTGGCGTCGCACTGGTCGAGTTCGAACGCGGCGGGCACGGTGATCACCGCAGCCTCGACCTGGTCGCCGGTGGACCGGGCCAGATCGGCGCGCAGTGACTTGAGCACCTCGGCGGACAGGTCCTCCGGGGTCATCCGGCGGCCCGACGCGGCGAACACCTTGTGCTCGCCGGGGCTGCCCATCTGCAGCTTGAACTCGCCACACGCGTTGTCCGGGTCGCGCTCCAGCCGGCTCTTCGCCTCGTCGCCGACGTAGATGTTGCCGTTCTCCGACACGTACACCGCGGACGGGGTGAACTCGCGCTGCCAGGTGTTGCGCACCACGGCGGCATCGGCTCCGGCCGCGATGGCCAGCGCGCTGTTCGTGGTGCCCAGGTCGATGCCGACGTCGATGGTCTCCCGGCTCACGACCTACCCCCGAGCACTCGCTTCTTCTTCTCCGGCCGGGCCACGATCACCTGGCCGATCTGGATGCGCCGGCCGTCCCGGTACACGCACGGGCGGACAGTCTCCACCACCGTCTCCGCGGAAGCATCCGGGCGCGGCTCGTAGGCGATCACCTCCAGGGCCATGCCCGGATCGAAACTGGTGCCGTCGTGATCCTGGAAGGACAACCCGGCCTCGGCCAGCGCGGTGCACGCGGCGCGCACATGCCGGGCCGCCTGACGTTGTTCATCGGAGCCGCCGCCGGACAGTTTGCGCCCGGCCCGCCAAAGGTTGGTCAGCGCATCGGCCAGTGCCGCGTCGTGATCACTCATCAGTCGTCCTCGTGCCGGCCGCACGACGGCGCGAGGCGTTCGTCCAACCAGGCGTCGATGCTGCGTCGGCGTTGCCCCGCCGCGCCGGCCAGCACCGCCGCGGTGGCCAGCGCGACCGCCGCGGTGATTGGCGGAGGGAGTACCAGTAGGCAGAGCCCCAGCAGGGCGTCAATGGGCAACCCCAGACGCAACCAGCGCACCAAGTGGCTCGTCGGCACCCGCGCGTAGACGAACTCGTCGTCGGAAAGG
This window contains:
- a CDS encoding Hsp70 family protein → MSRETIDVGIDLGTTNSALAIAAGADAAVVRNTWQREFTPSAVYVSENGNIYVGDEAKSRLERDPDNACGEFKLQMGSPGEHKVFAASGRRMTPEDLSAEVLKSLRADLARSTGDQVEAAVITVPAAFELDQCDATRRAAALAGLEFAPLIQEPTAAAWAYAGTAETHRAFWLVYDFGGGTFDAAVINVRDGEFGVVNHAGDNFLGGKLIDWALVENLLVPAVAEEFGLSDLHRGNRKWASNIAKLKNVAESAKIALSANPTTEVRAELSDADGKPLEFVREVHRAELERFTDPLYTRSVNLCRRALAEKGLAPGDIERVILVGGATLSPALRDRLADPVAGLGIPLDHSMDAITVVARGAAIFAGTQRVPRKAGGAGRADEVTLELEHKVVGADDEPLVGGRATGTPPGTDWAGCTIEFVNAHARPPWRSGRIEVSADGIFLTRLRAAPRATNSYAIELRDPRGTALPTQPELLTYRHAPLSGGAAVLTHSVGVGLAGKEVRWLLEKGTELPAHRRIVLNTTVDLRKGSGQGLIRVPLVEGERPRADRNTPIGRLDLHPREVRRDVPAGSEIEISIEIDAGRTVRAEAYVPVLDCDFDISVHLGRAETPSAAELRTSLSEVADRAHEVRRAVAELPVPEATRPLDRLYAEGVLEEAGRLLRAAEVDPVAGSTCHARLLDAETLLDDVEDALKLPALMERVRNLREVVSRKVT